A part of Planctomycetota bacterium genomic DNA contains:
- a CDS encoding ABC transporter permease subunit: protein MTQAPTAPAPPAAVPRRSRGARLFAALHPSYLAWAIPGPIFHKEMWMAGRRGGTYAIRALYTGALLAIVALTFVSMRPWGGGSTTARLQQIQGVAPSIAFGAAWFQFFALALAAIIFAAPSICDEKRAGTLGTLLTTPLRAWQIVLGKLASTCTQLVILALVSAPVLLALRLFGGVTAEFVLGSQCVTIATALLAANIALYVSIGAKRAPAAAGTALVLFFVSLGAGPLLLWGVTSIDLPAGVAARLLSGCVPGTGPLLAPIIEGVLRRLSGAVGPGAYLFSTPVVGMSMLYQELRPGMLPAWTTRAGWLAGTAFGLAGSAVLFFASTFRLRRVLRAESDGGAPIPAPAPSRTARPGAQPPPLPGPAGGAWTLQTGAASPPTRPHEAVRVRGWSREVGDHPVFWREFRQPLFRSSVQRLLAIGFLSVLLLFVYWRVGWDNLGEQAVQMPVGTLGTLMLVLLGIFSSSALIAGERESRTWEALLASPLSAWEIVTQKFLGSLRKAWLVLGTLTAHFVLMTLLFRVHPLTIVFLAFAVIPPLLGVTATGVLFSTVLPKSVRAAAANFALWVGVWAALPLVVGIASAGIGRADTMISIAMFPNPVGMTAVSLTGLAEFEWSRKFSLARWDFDFYGIGDVPALGFVFLLALYTALYAGVAWGALQMAARHIAVRTGRAR, encoded by the coding sequence ATGACGCAGGCCCCGACCGCGCCCGCGCCGCCCGCGGCTGTGCCACGTCGGTCGCGCGGGGCCCGCCTGTTCGCGGCGCTGCACCCGTCGTACCTGGCGTGGGCGATCCCCGGCCCGATCTTCCACAAGGAGATGTGGATGGCCGGACGCCGTGGGGGCACGTACGCCATCCGCGCGTTGTACACGGGCGCGCTGCTCGCGATCGTCGCGCTGACGTTCGTGAGCATGCGCCCGTGGGGCGGCGGCAGCACGACGGCCCGCCTGCAGCAGATCCAGGGCGTCGCGCCGAGCATCGCGTTCGGGGCCGCATGGTTCCAGTTCTTCGCGCTCGCGCTCGCCGCCATCATCTTCGCCGCCCCGAGCATCTGCGACGAGAAGCGCGCGGGCACCCTCGGCACGCTGCTCACCACGCCGCTGCGCGCCTGGCAGATCGTGCTGGGCAAGCTCGCCTCCACGTGCACGCAACTGGTGATCCTCGCGCTCGTCTCGGCCCCCGTGCTGCTGGCGCTGCGCCTGTTCGGCGGGGTGACGGCGGAGTTCGTGCTCGGCAGCCAGTGCGTTACCATCGCGACGGCGTTGCTCGCGGCGAACATCGCCTTGTACGTGTCGATCGGGGCGAAGCGCGCCCCCGCCGCGGCGGGCACGGCGCTGGTGCTGTTCTTCGTGTCTCTGGGCGCCGGCCCGCTGCTGCTGTGGGGCGTCACTTCGATCGATCTGCCCGCAGGAGTCGCGGCGCGGCTGCTCTCGGGGTGCGTCCCGGGCACGGGCCCCCTGCTCGCTCCGATCATCGAGGGCGTGCTACGCCGACTGAGCGGCGCGGTCGGCCCCGGGGCGTACCTCTTCTCGACGCCCGTCGTCGGCATGTCGATGCTGTACCAGGAACTGCGCCCCGGGATGCTGCCGGCGTGGACGACGCGCGCCGGATGGCTGGCGGGCACCGCGTTCGGGCTCGCCGGGTCGGCGGTGCTGTTCTTCGCGTCCACGTTCCGGCTGCGCCGCGTGCTGCGAGCCGAGAGCGACGGCGGGGCCCCGATCCCCGCGCCGGCGCCCTCACGGACGGCGCGTCCGGGCGCGCAGCCGCCCCCGCTGCCGGGGCCGGCGGGCGGCGCGTGGACGCTGCAAACGGGGGCGGCCTCGCCACCGACCCGCCCGCATGAAGCCGTGCGGGTGCGTGGATGGAGCCGCGAGGTGGGGGACCATCCGGTGTTCTGGCGCGAGTTCCGCCAGCCGCTGTTCCGATCGAGCGTGCAGCGGCTGCTGGCGATCGGGTTCCTGTCGGTGCTGCTGCTCTTCGTGTACTGGCGGGTGGGGTGGGACAATCTGGGCGAGCAGGCGGTGCAGATGCCCGTCGGCACGCTGGGCACGCTGATGCTGGTGCTGCTGGGCATCTTCTCGTCGTCGGCGCTCATCGCCGGCGAGCGCGAGAGCCGCACGTGGGAAGCGCTGCTGGCGTCGCCCCTCTCGGCGTGGGAGATCGTCACGCAGAAGTTCCTGGGGTCGCTCCGCAAGGCCTGGCTGGTGCTGGGCACGCTCACCGCACACTTCGTGCTCATGACGCTGCTCTTCCGCGTGCACCCGCTCACCATCGTCTTCCTGGCCTTCGCCGTGATTCCCCCCCTGCTGGGCGTGACGGCGACGGGCGTGCTGTTCTCCACCGTGCTCCCCAAGAGCGTGCGAGCCGCGGCGGCGAACTTCGCGCTCTGGGTCGGCGTGTGGGCGGCCCTGCCGCTCGTCGTCGGCATCGCCAGCGCCGGCATCGGACGCGCGGACACCATGATCAGCATCGCGATGTTCCCCAACCCCGTCGGCATGACCGCCGTCTCGCTCACCGGGCTGGCCGAGTTCGAGTGGTCCCGGAAGTTCTCCTTGGCACGCTGGGACTTCGATTTCTACGGCATCGGTGACGTGCCGGCCCTGGGCTTCGTGTTCCTCCTGGCGCTCTACACCGCCCTGTACGCCGGCGTCGCCTGGGGCGCCCTGCAGATGGCGGCGAGGCACATCGCCGTCCGCACGGGACGCGCGCGCTGA